In Diorhabda sublineata isolate icDioSubl1.1 chromosome 4, icDioSubl1.1, whole genome shotgun sequence, a single window of DNA contains:
- the LOC130443099 gene encoding FAST kinase domain-containing protein 5, mitochondrial: MLRHIFRYYKPKYIKYFKYKPTLTANILNVNSNLFFYCESNVSLHTSTLYETNREVFVDHENSFAYKILPRDSSDSLVNKLSSKDVTSTEEFNEILDRNWRDSTISDIVNTFIRVKNFCKSNNITVSDTRFDNLVDGLMDNCEHITDDELISLLHCLTEFPFVESYSAHNFHDIWSCLDDLCCWKLVDWDIEKSFTVANIWYQLHLGKLCDYINILIDRCVKKATVLTKDQLVNIYFYLNICRKRPVDFEYEFALEQLINDMNIDEMAVISMGYFKTKTKIKLLPIQEAIINKVMQHAKDIQDISLTAILKILRYSKPFKLVDKVEKMTEKLYPEIDRLSDLACTHLALLSTGVQTYNKMVFQKISEKFINHITDPQKIRFKDIERILNVLTMFNFVPKTDTDIFKACYDEIHKNERIAETVKYPRCLACSLNYLSLRNMYSYELTDKIMDLEYIISVYGKGAKAIPREIFSLDRCIDIDCPDYTGNRLSPDLKYKAAKWLTEFTPSYDQWKKLSAIDKLILDTIDTVRSIVGDDRFMFIHHILPHFSRADIVVCKNKKTGEFVEPVGFHNYILGDVMYPFNDGSLEWFAVVVLGWNNTIKDTNLCLGHSLMKERQLRKIGYNPVLVIWSEFQGLQSQVQRKQYISNKLMLKQ; this comes from the exons atgttaaggcacatttttcgttattataaaccgaaatacataaaatattttaagtataAACCAACGCTTACAgctaatattttaaatgtgaactcaaatctatttttttattgtgagtCGAATGTAAGTTTACATACATCGACATTGTACGAAACTAATAGAGAAGTGTTTGTTGATCACGAAAACAGTTTTGCTTACAAAATACTACCTAGAGATTCTTCAGATAGTCTGGTGAATAAATTGTCCAGCAAGGACGTTACCTCTACTGaggaatttaatgaaatattagatCGTAACTGGAGAGATTCAACAATCAGTGATATTGTCAATACTTTTATAAGAGtaaaaaacttttgtaaatCAAACAATATAACTGTTTCTGATACCAGATTTGATAACCTTGTGGATGGTTTAATGGACAATTGTGAACATATCACTGATGATGAATTAATCAGCTTATTACATTGCCTTACTGAATTTCCTTTTGTCGAATCTTATTCAGCGCACAACTTCCATGATATTTGGAGCTGTCTAGACGATCTTTGTTGCTGGAAACTAGTGGATTGggatattgaaaaaagtttcacTGTTGCTAACATTTGGTATCAATTACATTTGG GCAAACTTTGTGActatattaacattttaatagATAGATGTGTTAAAAAAGCTACCGTTCTTACAAAAGATCAACTAGTAAACATTTATTTCTATCTAAATATTTGCCGTAAAAGACCTGTAGATTTTGAATATGAATTTGCATTAGAACAATTaattaatgatatgaatattgatGAAATGGCAGTTATTTCTATGggttattttaaaacaaaaacaaaaatcaaattattaccTATACAAGAAGcaataattaataaagttaTGCAACATGCAAAGGATATTCAAGATATATCATTAACTGCTATATTAAAG attttacGATATTCCAAACCTTTTAAATTAGTagataaagttgaaaaaatgacTGAAAAGCTTTATCCAGAAATAGATCGTCTCTCTGATCTGGCTTGCACTCATTTAGCACTGTTAAGTACTGGTGTACAAACTTATAACAAGatggtgtttcaaaaaatatcggaaaaatttattaatcacaTCACAGATCCTCAAAAGATACGCTTTAAGGATATTGAACGGATTCTAAACGTCCTGACAATGTtcaattttgttccaaaaacaGATACAGATATTTTCAAAGCTTGCTATGACGAGATTCATAAGAATGAGAGAATAGCTGAAACTGTGAAATACCCTAGATGCTTAGCATGCTCTTTAAATTACTTAAGCTTGCGAAATATGTATTCCTATGAATTAACTGATAAAATAATGGATCTAGAATATATAATTAGTGTTTATGGAAAAGGTGCAAAAGCTATaccaagagaaatattttctttggatCGATGCATAGATATTGATTGTCCTGATTATACAGGAAATAGATTATCCCCAGATTTAAAATATAAAGCAGCCAAATGGTTGACTGAATTTACTCCAAGTTACGATCAGTGGAAAAAACTGTCAGCTATAGATAAACTAATTTTAGATACTATTGATACTGTTAGAAGTATAGTTGGTGACGATAGATTTATGTTTATACATCATATTTTACCACATTTTTCTAGAGCTG atattgttgtttgtaaaaataaaaaaactggagaaTTTGTTGAACCAGTTGGTTTCCATAATTACATTTTAGGTGATGTAATGTATCCTTTTAATGATGGCTCACTTGAGTGGTTCGCAGTAGTGGTTTTAGGTTGgaataatacaataaaagataCAAATCTTTGTTTAGGACATTCTCTTATGAAAGAAAGACAGTTAAGGAAAATCGGTTATAACCCAGTGCTT gtcATTTGGAGTGAATTTCAAGGTTTGCAATCTCAGGtacaaagaaaacaatatatttccaataaactGATGTTGAaacagtaa
- the LOC130443100 gene encoding protein SGT1 homolog — MFEDIKPNERLAETSNLSTSICLNAFITIFLHETQSVNKKLSMEEQVVTEDKATLPIRYEWYQTDAAVIITVLVKNVKEDYLQLTISTNQVSIKISHPDFDICDLCLNLSNPIIVEQSSYKLTPYKIEIKLKKSEGLRWEKLEGAPKNKEIKVIPKEPEPITSGPPAYPTSKKGTDWNRVVKEIMEEEAKEKPEGDDAVNKLFQEIYSNGGDEVKRAMNKSFMESNGTVLSTNWNEISKQKVEVKPPDGMEWKKY, encoded by the exons ATGTTTGAAGACATCAAACCAAATGAAAGATTAGCAGAAACGTCAAATCTATCAACATCTATATGTCTAAATgcatttattacaatttttcttcACGAAACTCaaagtgtaaataaaaaattatccatgGAGGAACAAGTTGTTACAGAAGACAAG GCTACTTTGCCCATTAGATACGAATGGTATCAAACTGATGCAGCTGTTATAATAACTGTTTTAGTAAAAAACGTAAAAGAGgattatttacaattaacaatttCGACTAATCAAGTTTCAATAAAGATATCTCATCCCGATTTTGATATTTGCGATCTGTGTTTAAACTTATCTAATCCTATAATAGTCGAACAAAGTAGTTATAAATTAACGCCATATAAG attgaaatcaaattaaaaaagagCGAAGGATTGAGATGGGAAAAATTAGAAGGAGCTCCaaagaataaagaaataaaagtgaTCCCTAAGG AACCAGAACCAATCACTAGTGGTCCACCAGCTTACCCAACTTCAAAGAAAGGCACAGACTGGAATAGAGTTGTAAAAGAAATAATGGAAGAAGAAGCAAAAGAAAAACCAGAAGGAGATGATGCcgtcaataaattatttcaagaaatttataGCAATGGTGGGGATGAAGTTAAACGTGCTATGAACAAGAGTTTT ATGGAAAGTAATGGTACAGTTCTGAGTACTAATTGGAATGAAATCAGTAAACAGAAGGTAGAAGTTAAGCCCCCGGATGGAATGgagtggaaaaaatattaa
- the LOC130442632 gene encoding thyroid receptor-interacting protein 6 isoform X2 — MDDLDRQLAKLALMNKVDLRVTPVGGSPGKKTGPAVPPKPKKTQPQIPQSYPLKKPVEPSYSSRLQPGTQLYSNIQPKSPQTHYSNAPTLPLNSRYGEQRSDNNYANVPKYMDQNMQYVNLPRSASAMSGTSSISRQGNYGSTIQQPNDYGSQSRTSVGPKGYTKSENVTYSNIQMPPSRNQDGLIYSNLVHPPRDGANVYSNLPPSNSAYCSGDDLPPPPPPLDITAGLSDYAPCSVNTNLPPPPKDLLPPPSPVSSSYSELRRATQPGQDFHNYSIESQASSTYESIYEPINPRPPSQMSSRSNYSLYAPYVSGNSSTATGPSQSVSRLGHNKEQEVDSLTDLLVQGMRGGEESDLDQEDVFGLCVKCGEKIVGENSGCTAMDKLYHTKCFTCHHCAINLQGKPFYALNGKPYCEEDYLNTLEKCCVCQNPILDRILRATGKPYHPKCFCCVVCGKSLDGIPFTVDASNRVHCIEDFHKIFAPKCWVCKQPIMPEPGEEETVRVVALDHSFHVQCYKCEDCGLVLSSEAEGRGCYPLDGHILCKSCNAKRVQALTNHMTTEL; from the exons ATGGACGATTTAGATAGACAGTTAGCCAAATTGGCACTTATGAACAAAGTTGATCTTCGAGTAACCCCTGTAGGGGGTAGTCCCGGAAAGAAAACGGGACCCGCGGTCCCTCCGAAACCCAAAAAAACACAACCACAG ATTCCCCAATCTTATCCTTTGAAAAAACCAGTAGAACCAAGTTATTCGTCTCGATTACAACCTGGAACTCAACTTTATTCAAACATACAACCTAAAAGTCCACAAACTCATTATTCCAACGCGCCAACGTTGCCTTTAAATAGCAGATACGGGGAGCAGAGATCAGATAACAACTATGCTAATGTACCAAAATATATGGATCAGAATATGCAGTATGTTAATCTGCCAAGGAGTGCTTCAGCTATGAGTGGTACTTCATCAATATCAAGACAag GAAATTATGGTTCGACGATACAACAACCAAATGATTATGGTTCCCAATCTAGAACTAGTGTTGGACCGAAAGGTtatacaaaaagtgaaaatgtaACTTATAGTAACATTCAG ATGCCGCCTTCTAGAAATCAGGATGGTTTAATTTATAGCAATCTTGTACATCCACCCAGAGATGGTGCTAATGTTTACAGTAATTTACCTCCTAGTAACAGCGCTTACTGTAGTGGtg ATGATTTGCCTCCACCTCCACCACCGTTGGATATAACTGCAGGTTTATCAGATTATGCACCTTGTTCTGTAAATACTAACTTACCACCACCTCCGAAAGATTTGCTACCACCTCCTTCACCAGTTAGTTCAAGTTATAGTGAGCTTAGAAGAGCCACTCAGCCAGGACAAGATTTTCATAATTACAGTATAGAATCTCAG gcTTCATCTACTTATGAATCAATTTATGAACCGATTAATCCACGTCCTCCAAGTCAAATGTCGTCTCGATCAAATTACTCTTTATATGCTCCATACGTtagtggtaatagtagtactgCGACTGGTCCCAGTCAATCGGTTAGTCGTTTAGGACATAACAAAGAACAAGAAGTTGACAGTTTAACTGATCTCTTGGTGCAAGGAATGAGAGGCGGTGAGGAAAGCGACCTGGATCAAGAGGACGTCTTTGGATTGTGCGTCAAATGTGGAGAAAAA attGTTGGAGAGAATAGCGGATGTACTGCAATGGATAAACTGTACCATACAAAATGTTTCACGTGCCATCATTGCGCTATCAACTTGCAAGGAAAACCGTTCTACGCACTTAATGGTAAACCGTATTGCGAGGAAGATTATTTG aaTACTTTGGAAAAATGCTGCGTTTGTCAAAATCCTATATTGGATAGAATTTTAAGAGCGACGGGTAAACCATACCATCCAAAATGTTTCTGTTGTGTTGTTTGCGGAAAGAGCCTTGATGGTATACCTTTTACAGTCGACGCTTCCAATAGAGTCCATTGCATCGAAGATTTTCATAA GATTTTCGCTCCGAAATGTTGGGTTTGTAAACAACCAATCATGCCTGAACCAGGCGAAGAAGAAACGGTACGAGTAGTAGCACTAGATCACAGTTTCCATGTACAGTGCTATAAATGCGAA gattGTGGCTTAGTTTTATCATCTGAAGCAGAAGGTAGAGGTTGTTATCCATTAGACGGTCACATTTTATGTAAAAGTTGTAACGCAAAACGTGTCCAAGCTTTAACGAATCACATGACGACCGAGCTCTAA
- the LOC130442632 gene encoding thyroid receptor-interacting protein 6 isoform X1 — protein MDDLDRQLAKLALMNKVDLRVTPVGGSPGKKTGPAVPPKPKKTQPQIPQSYPLKKPVEPSYSSRLQPGTQLYSNIQPKSPQTHYSNAPTLPLNSRYGEQRSDNNYANVPKYMDQNMQYVNLPRSASAMSGTSSISRQGNYGSTIQQPNDYGSQSRTSVGPKGYTKSENVTYSNIQMPPSRNQDGLIYSNLVHPPRDGANVYSNLPPSNSAYCSGDDLPPPPPPLDITAGLSDYAPCSVNTNLPPPPKDLLPPPSPVSSSYSELRRATQPGQDFHNYSIESQYGDSDSLYGFGDISQASSTYESIYEPINPRPPSQMSSRSNYSLYAPYVSGNSSTATGPSQSVSRLGHNKEQEVDSLTDLLVQGMRGGEESDLDQEDVFGLCVKCGEKIVGENSGCTAMDKLYHTKCFTCHHCAINLQGKPFYALNGKPYCEEDYLNTLEKCCVCQNPILDRILRATGKPYHPKCFCCVVCGKSLDGIPFTVDASNRVHCIEDFHKIFAPKCWVCKQPIMPEPGEEETVRVVALDHSFHVQCYKCEDCGLVLSSEAEGRGCYPLDGHILCKSCNAKRVQALTNHMTTEL, from the exons ATGGACGATTTAGATAGACAGTTAGCCAAATTGGCACTTATGAACAAAGTTGATCTTCGAGTAACCCCTGTAGGGGGTAGTCCCGGAAAGAAAACGGGACCCGCGGTCCCTCCGAAACCCAAAAAAACACAACCACAG ATTCCCCAATCTTATCCTTTGAAAAAACCAGTAGAACCAAGTTATTCGTCTCGATTACAACCTGGAACTCAACTTTATTCAAACATACAACCTAAAAGTCCACAAACTCATTATTCCAACGCGCCAACGTTGCCTTTAAATAGCAGATACGGGGAGCAGAGATCAGATAACAACTATGCTAATGTACCAAAATATATGGATCAGAATATGCAGTATGTTAATCTGCCAAGGAGTGCTTCAGCTATGAGTGGTACTTCATCAATATCAAGACAag GAAATTATGGTTCGACGATACAACAACCAAATGATTATGGTTCCCAATCTAGAACTAGTGTTGGACCGAAAGGTtatacaaaaagtgaaaatgtaACTTATAGTAACATTCAG ATGCCGCCTTCTAGAAATCAGGATGGTTTAATTTATAGCAATCTTGTACATCCACCCAGAGATGGTGCTAATGTTTACAGTAATTTACCTCCTAGTAACAGCGCTTACTGTAGTGGtg ATGATTTGCCTCCACCTCCACCACCGTTGGATATAACTGCAGGTTTATCAGATTATGCACCTTGTTCTGTAAATACTAACTTACCACCACCTCCGAAAGATTTGCTACCACCTCCTTCACCAGTTAGTTCAAGTTATAGTGAGCTTAGAAGAGCCACTCAGCCAGGACAAGATTTTCATAATTACAGTATAGAATCTCAG TATGGTGACAGCGATTCTTTGTATGGATTTGGGGACATATCTCAG gcTTCATCTACTTATGAATCAATTTATGAACCGATTAATCCACGTCCTCCAAGTCAAATGTCGTCTCGATCAAATTACTCTTTATATGCTCCATACGTtagtggtaatagtagtactgCGACTGGTCCCAGTCAATCGGTTAGTCGTTTAGGACATAACAAAGAACAAGAAGTTGACAGTTTAACTGATCTCTTGGTGCAAGGAATGAGAGGCGGTGAGGAAAGCGACCTGGATCAAGAGGACGTCTTTGGATTGTGCGTCAAATGTGGAGAAAAA attGTTGGAGAGAATAGCGGATGTACTGCAATGGATAAACTGTACCATACAAAATGTTTCACGTGCCATCATTGCGCTATCAACTTGCAAGGAAAACCGTTCTACGCACTTAATGGTAAACCGTATTGCGAGGAAGATTATTTG aaTACTTTGGAAAAATGCTGCGTTTGTCAAAATCCTATATTGGATAGAATTTTAAGAGCGACGGGTAAACCATACCATCCAAAATGTTTCTGTTGTGTTGTTTGCGGAAAGAGCCTTGATGGTATACCTTTTACAGTCGACGCTTCCAATAGAGTCCATTGCATCGAAGATTTTCATAA GATTTTCGCTCCGAAATGTTGGGTTTGTAAACAACCAATCATGCCTGAACCAGGCGAAGAAGAAACGGTACGAGTAGTAGCACTAGATCACAGTTTCCATGTACAGTGCTATAAATGCGAA gattGTGGCTTAGTTTTATCATCTGAAGCAGAAGGTAGAGGTTGTTATCCATTAGACGGTCACATTTTATGTAAAAGTTGTAACGCAAAACGTGTCCAAGCTTTAACGAATCACATGACGACCGAGCTCTAA